A single window of Intrasporangium calvum DSM 43043 DNA harbors:
- a CDS encoding 4-alpha-glucanotransferase yields the protein MITERASGVQLHITSLPDGGLGASARAFVDWLAAAGQSVWQVLPVSVPDVHGSPYKSPSAFAVSPALLEHPDAPVSADELAHFADRESYWVGSWTAFGGDLADQVRFAREWAALRAYAVERGVRMMGDVPIYVAPDGADVRAWPHLFRSDAVAGCPPDAYAATGQLWGNPLYRWDVMADEGFRWWVERLRRTFELFDFVRLDHFRGFAGYWAIPADAETAMSGHWEPGPGRALFDAARSELGDLPMLAEDLGDIDAPVVELRQALGLPGMAVLQFGFTPWDPHNIHHPSRLRPDQVVYTGTHDNDTVRGWWAQQPEEVRDMVRGACWDRGVRAHVDDEPSWAFIELALTMPGELTMMQAQDVLGLGSEARMNTPGIEGGWGWRMEPGALTDAHAERLRSLTDAAGRAR from the coding sequence GTGATCACCGAGCGCGCCAGCGGCGTCCAGCTGCACATCACCTCATTGCCGGACGGAGGACTGGGCGCATCCGCGCGCGCCTTCGTCGACTGGCTGGCGGCGGCCGGGCAGTCGGTGTGGCAGGTGCTGCCGGTCTCCGTTCCTGATGTGCACGGTTCCCCGTACAAGTCGCCGTCCGCCTTCGCCGTGTCGCCGGCGCTCCTCGAGCATCCCGACGCTCCCGTCAGCGCGGACGAGCTCGCGCACTTCGCGGACCGGGAGTCCTACTGGGTCGGCTCGTGGACCGCGTTCGGGGGCGACCTGGCCGACCAGGTGCGGTTCGCCCGCGAGTGGGCCGCGCTGCGCGCCTACGCGGTCGAGCGCGGGGTGCGGATGATGGGCGACGTGCCGATCTACGTCGCACCGGACGGCGCCGACGTCCGCGCGTGGCCGCACCTGTTCCGCAGCGACGCCGTCGCCGGCTGCCCCCCGGACGCCTACGCCGCGACGGGCCAGCTGTGGGGCAACCCGCTCTACCGGTGGGACGTCATGGCGGACGAGGGGTTCCGGTGGTGGGTCGAGCGGCTGCGGCGCACCTTCGAGCTGTTCGACTTCGTGCGCCTCGACCACTTCCGCGGGTTCGCCGGCTACTGGGCCATCCCCGCCGACGCCGAGACGGCGATGAGCGGGCACTGGGAGCCCGGCCCGGGACGCGCGCTCTTCGACGCCGCGCGCTCCGAGCTGGGCGACCTGCCGATGCTCGCCGAGGACCTCGGGGACATCGACGCGCCGGTCGTCGAGCTGCGCCAGGCGCTCGGGCTCCCGGGCATGGCGGTCCTCCAGTTCGGCTTCACGCCGTGGGACCCGCACAACATCCACCACCCGAGCCGCCTTCGCCCCGACCAGGTCGTCTACACCGGCACCCACGACAACGACACCGTGCGCGGCTGGTGGGCGCAGCAGCCCGAGGAGGTGCGGGACATGGTTCGAGGCGCCTGCTGGGACAGGGGAGTTCGCGCCCACGTCGACGACGAGCCGTCCTGGGCCTTCATCGAGCTCGCCCTCACGATGCCCGGTGAGCTGACGATGATGCAGGCGCAGGACGTGCTGGGTCTCGGCTCCGAGGCGCGGATGAACACCCCCGGGATCGAGGGCGGCTGGGGCTGGCGGATGGAGCCGGGCGCGCTCACCGACGCCCACGCCGAGCGGTTGCGCTCCCTGACCGACGCCGCCGGCCGAGCGCGGTAG
- the lhgO gene encoding L-2-hydroxyglutarate oxidase: MTREHTIGIVGGGIVGLAIGRELARERPGARVVVFEKEARLASHQTGHNSGVVHAGIYYQPGSLKAQLCARGRDLLRDYCTERGIAYDECGKLVVAVDPSELGRLDALEQTARRNQVPGLERVSAEAIREIEPHAVGLAALHSPRTAITDFVAVAEAMAREIRDSGGEIRLATTVTGVERRAGGIDVVAGSDRQRVDRLVICAGLHADRLAGLVDGSRGPRIVPFRGEYLSVTAAKRDLVRGMVYPVPDPRYPFLGVHFTRRVTGALDVGPNAVLSLKREGYRRSDVSLADVRDIVTWPGFWHLAGTHWRTGVKEVVGSLSKRAYMRLASRYVPEIGPADVVRNGMGVRAQAVERDGTLVDDFRITHTGGVTSIRNAPSPAATSSLAIAEHVVREMGPLR, encoded by the coding sequence ATGACGCGCGAGCACACGATCGGGATCGTCGGTGGCGGCATCGTCGGGCTGGCCATCGGCCGCGAGCTGGCGCGGGAACGACCCGGAGCCCGGGTCGTGGTGTTCGAGAAGGAGGCCCGTCTCGCGAGCCACCAGACGGGCCACAACTCCGGGGTCGTGCATGCCGGGATCTACTACCAGCCCGGCAGCCTCAAGGCGCAGCTGTGCGCCCGCGGCCGCGACCTGCTCCGCGACTACTGCACCGAACGGGGGATCGCCTACGACGAGTGCGGCAAGCTCGTCGTCGCGGTCGACCCGTCGGAGCTCGGTCGGCTCGACGCCCTCGAGCAGACCGCCCGGCGCAACCAGGTGCCGGGGCTGGAGCGGGTCTCGGCAGAGGCGATCCGCGAGATCGAGCCGCATGCGGTCGGTCTCGCGGCCCTGCACTCGCCGCGGACCGCCATCACCGACTTCGTCGCCGTCGCCGAGGCGATGGCTCGGGAGATCCGCGACAGCGGCGGCGAGATCCGCCTCGCGACCACCGTGACCGGCGTGGAGCGCAGGGCCGGCGGGATCGACGTCGTCGCAGGGTCGGACCGTCAGCGGGTCGACCGCCTCGTCATCTGCGCAGGCCTGCATGCCGACCGTCTCGCCGGGCTCGTCGACGGATCGAGGGGCCCGCGCATCGTCCCGTTCCGCGGCGAGTACCTCAGCGTGACCGCGGCGAAGCGAGACCTCGTCCGGGGCATGGTCTATCCCGTGCCCGACCCGCGCTACCCGTTCCTCGGCGTGCACTTCACCCGGCGGGTCACCGGAGCGCTCGACGTCGGGCCGAACGCCGTCCTCAGCCTCAAGCGCGAGGGGTATCGCCGATCGGACGTGAGCCTCGCCGACGTCCGCGACATCGTCACCTGGCCCGGGTTCTGGCACCTGGCCGGGACCCACTGGCGCACGGGTGTCAAGGAGGTGGTCGGGTCGCTGTCGAAGCGGGCGTACATGCGGCTGGCGTCGCGCTACGTGCCGGAGATCGGGCCCGCCGACGTCGTCCGCAACGGCATGGGGGTGCGAGCCCAGGCGGTCGAACGTGACGGGACGCTCGTCGACGACTTCCGGATCACTCACACCGGGGGAGTGACGAGCATCCGCAACGCACCGTCACCGGCCGCGACGTCGAGTCTGGCGATCGCGGAGCACGTGGTGCGCGAGATGGGCCCGCTGCGCTGA
- a CDS encoding DUF305 domain-containing protein, with protein sequence MSPLRRAARPVAALSLALVLAACGSSDGSGAGTHQGDSSSSSSSVSAARSGDIMFAQMMIPHHEQAVEMAEVALAKDGVSEQVKALATNIKGAQGPEIQTMTAWLKQWNASPLASGNTDHGGGHGTGMMSEQDMGSLSAAEGAEFDRQWLTMMIEHHEGAIEMADNVLATTSDAQVKALAEAIISGQEAEITTMKGLLS encoded by the coding sequence ATGTCCCCCCTGCGTCGTGCAGCCCGTCCCGTTGCTGCTCTCAGCCTCGCCCTCGTCCTCGCCGCGTGCGGGTCGTCCGACGGCTCCGGGGCCGGGACGCACCAAGGCGACTCGTCCTCCTCGAGCTCGAGTGTCTCGGCCGCGCGCTCGGGCGACATCATGTTCGCGCAGATGATGATCCCGCACCACGAGCAGGCCGTCGAGATGGCCGAGGTCGCCCTCGCCAAGGATGGGGTCTCCGAGCAGGTCAAAGCGCTCGCGACGAACATCAAGGGTGCGCAGGGCCCGGAGATCCAGACCATGACCGCCTGGCTGAAGCAGTGGAACGCTTCTCCGCTCGCCTCCGGCAACACGGACCACGGCGGCGGCCACGGCACCGGCATGATGAGCGAGCAGGACATGGGCTCGCTGAGCGCGGCTGAGGGTGCGGAGTTCGACCGTCAGTGGCTGACGATGATGATCGAGCACCACGAGGGTGCCATCGAGATGGCCGACAACGTGCTGGCCACGACGAGCGACGCCCAGGTGAAAGCACTCGCCGAAGCGATCATCAGCGGGCAGGAGGCCGAGATCACGACGATGAAGGGCCTGCTGTCGTAA